In Candidatus Bathyarchaeia archaeon, one DNA window encodes the following:
- a CDS encoding PAS domain S-box protein, protein MAENEEARFLEKLRMLFDGLEELVCIIDLETYTILFANDTFKKVYGEAEGKKCHEVLHDLEGPCPFCNNKCLLGENLGKVYAWEYKCDKTGRWYKCFDKAIPWFGSKYVKIGMAVDLTDYKEIEAALSESEKRYRTLVEAAPDVIYILSSDGTIISLNPAFERLTGWKPEEWIGRHFAEILHPDDVPKAIENFHKTLAGKPEPIEHRVRVKSGGYLIGEFISVPLIENGQIVGELGIARDVTSRKKYEEDIQRISNTLHTLVQAIPDIVYLKDVERRYIIANNAFEKLVNLKMEEIVGKRDEDLLPHDLAEQCRKSDEAVLRNGTALRVEEYTVDEKGEKRIFETIKAPLFDRDGKITGLIGVSRDITERKLIEEKIREKEELFRSVVENSHDGIAIVDENYRITYANDVLAAILEYPRGDIIGHDFREFLTEECRSLFTDRKLREQARQHKGKRFFSEYELKVKGKSGREKIVGVKATTLWDSKGRMRTIAQVLDVSERKRLEEERRLFEERLSELNRYAQKVNKARSLREIYWLTLDALEKTLGFEYASILMVEEDVLRLVAHRGYSKVLSLKLPLEGNEGITVRAARTGKPVYVPDVRKDEAYVKGGEDILSELAVPMKVGKKVLGVLNVESRRLDAFDKDDQKLLETLASHAAVAISNMKRQEKLAALNAYGRNLGRAKSIGELCRQTLDAMRKILGFKFVDILLVKGKKLELVHSIGLDRSLKLTLPLDGDKGITVRAARTGKPVYVPDVRKDEAYISAGVQGILSELAVPIKLGDKVLGVLNVESEKLDAFDEEDKRFLEILASHVAIALANIERTQSLTSMAKRLENLLRGSAKIMTIKDTRKRLREVAKTIRKFGWRRVVIGRVDENLNRKELITVGLTKEEIKLLKERQASGHVWRERFGPNFERFKIGKFYYIPWSDPWARQHVFGVPPDVPAEKAIEHIQVVPSRLSEENMVDWHPQDLLYAPIQTPEGKIVGILSMDDPVDGRKPTKESLAPLELFLHLVALIIENAELMECLEEARRELEVYAGQLEEKVKERTRELREMHDRLLKAQRLAVIGELAGMVGHDLRNPLTSIAGATYYLRRRLGQLGDERVLEMLNLIDKNIAYSNKIINDLLDYSREVKLDISETDPESIINEALAAVEIPSNVNVVKMVDKAPRMKADFEKLKRIFVNLIRNAVEAMPKGGTLTIKGMRKGDSVVFTVSDTGVGMTEEVLKRLWAPLFTTKAKGMGFGLAICKRFVEAHGGTITVESTPGKGTTFTVTVPLEPKIEEGGEKVWLKTLESSLSTTTKT, encoded by the coding sequence ATGGCGGAGAATGAGGAAGCCCGCTTTTTGGAAAAACTTCGCATGCTATTTGATGGTTTAGAGGAGCTTGTCTGCATAATAGATCTAGAAACCTACACTATACTCTTTGCAAACGACACATTCAAAAAAGTTTACGGCGAGGCTGAAGGCAAAAAATGTCATGAAGTCCTTCATGACTTGGAAGGCCCTTGTCCCTTCTGCAATAACAAGTGCCTTCTTGGAGAAAACCTTGGCAAAGTCTATGCTTGGGAGTACAAATGCGACAAGACTGGACGATGGTATAAATGCTTTGACAAAGCCATTCCATGGTTTGGGAGCAAATACGTGAAAATTGGAATGGCTGTGGATTTGACGGATTATAAGGAGATAGAGGCGGCTTTATCTGAAAGCGAAAAGCGATATAGAACCCTTGTTGAGGCGGCTCCAGACGTTATTTACATCCTTTCATCTGATGGAACTATTATTTCGCTTAACCCAGCCTTTGAAAGGCTAACCGGGTGGAAACCGGAGGAATGGATAGGTAGACATTTTGCGGAAATTCTCCACCCAGATGACGTTCCAAAAGCCATTGAAAACTTCCATAAAACCTTAGCCGGCAAACCCGAACCGATTGAGCATAGGGTTCGCGTTAAATCTGGCGGTTACCTGATTGGCGAGTTTATAAGCGTACCCTTAATTGAAAATGGCCAGATAGTCGGCGAGCTTGGCATAGCCCGAGACGTGACAAGCCGCAAAAAATACGAGGAAGATATCCAAAGAATTAGCAATACCCTCCATACGCTGGTTCAAGCGATCCCAGACATTGTTTACTTGAAGGATGTTGAGAGGCGATACATTATAGCCAACAATGCCTTTGAAAAACTTGTAAATTTGAAGATGGAGGAGATCGTCGGTAAGAGAGATGAGGACCTTCTTCCGCATGATTTGGCTGAACAGTGTAGAAAAAGCGACGAGGCAGTGCTGCGGAACGGCACAGCTCTGAGGGTTGAAGAATACACTGTAGACGAGAAGGGCGAAAAGAGGATTTTTGAAACAATAAAAGCTCCCCTCTTCGACAGAGACGGCAAGATTACAGGTTTAATTGGTGTAAGCCGAGATATTACAGAGCGGAAACTCATAGAGGAGAAAATTAGGGAGAAAGAGGAGCTTTTCCGCTCTGTTGTTGAAAACTCTCACGACGGAATAGCCATAGTGGACGAAAACTACAGAATCACCTATGCAAATGACGTTTTAGCCGCAATCCTGGAATATCCAAGAGGCGATATCATTGGACATGATTTTAGGGAATTTCTAACTGAGGAATGCAGAAGCCTATTCACGGACAGAAAGCTTCGTGAACAAGCAAGACAGCACAAAGGAAAACGGTTTTTCTCGGAGTATGAGTTGAAGGTCAAGGGGAAGAGTGGCAGAGAAAAGATCGTGGGAGTCAAAGCCACAACCTTATGGGACAGCAAGGGGAGAATGCGGACAATAGCACAGGTGCTCGATGTAAGCGAGCGGAAAAGGCTTGAGGAGGAGAGAAGGCTCTTCGAGGAAAGGCTTTCTGAGCTGAATAGGTACGCCCAAAAAGTCAACAAAGCCAGAAGCCTAAGGGAAATTTATTGGCTTACATTGGATGCCTTGGAAAAAACCCTGGGTTTCGAGTATGCATCTATCCTCATGGTGGAGGAGGATGTCCTACGTCTAGTAGCTCACCGCGGATACTCAAAAGTTCTTTCACTTAAATTACCCTTAGAGGGTAATGAGGGCATCACTGTTAGGGCTGCCAGAACCGGCAAGCCTGTTTATGTTCCAGATGTCCGAAAGGATGAAGCTTACGTTAAGGGCGGAGAGGACATACTTTCTGAACTCGCTGTACCCATGAAGGTTGGCAAAAAAGTCTTAGGCGTATTAAACGTTGAAAGCCGAAGACTAGACGCTTTCGACAAAGACGACCAGAAGCTCCTTGAAACACTGGCATCCCACGCAGCTGTAGCCATCAGCAACATGAAAAGGCAGGAAAAATTGGCAGCCCTAAACGCTTATGGACGAAATCTTGGCAGGGCAAAGAGTATAGGGGAATTGTGCAGGCAGACGTTAGATGCCATGAGGAAGATTTTGGGCTTCAAGTTTGTTGACATCCTGCTGGTTAAGGGAAAGAAGCTTGAACTGGTGCATTCCATAGGGCTGGATCGCTCATTAAAACTCACATTACCTCTGGATGGCGATAAAGGCATCACTGTTAGGGCTGCCAGAACCGGCAAGCCTGTTTATGTTCCAGATGTCCGAAAGGATGAAGCCTACATTAGTGCGGGAGTTCAGGGAATTTTATCCGAGCTTGCGGTGCCAATAAAGCTTGGAGACAAAGTTTTAGGCGTACTGAATGTTGAAAGCGAAAAACTGGATGCCTTTGATGAGGAAGACAAACGCTTTCTAGAGATACTGGCTTCCCACGTGGCCATAGCCTTAGCCAACATAGAGCGAACTCAAAGTCTAACTTCTATGGCAAAGAGGCTTGAAAATCTGTTAAGAGGCTCAGCAAAAATAATGACCATTAAAGATACACGGAAAAGGCTTAGGGAAGTGGCCAAAACCATTAGAAAATTCGGCTGGCGAAGAGTTGTTATTGGACGGGTCGACGAAAACTTAAATCGGAAAGAACTCATCACCGTGGGCTTAACAAAAGAGGAGATAAAACTTCTAAAGGAGAGACAAGCTTCGGGCCATGTTTGGAGAGAACGTTTCGGCCCGAATTTTGAAAGATTCAAGATCGGCAAGTTCTACTATATTCCATGGTCAGATCCATGGGCAAGGCAGCATGTTTTTGGTGTTCCACCAGACGTGCCTGCAGAGAAGGCGATAGAACATATACAGGTGGTTCCGAGCCGTCTCTCCGAAGAAAACATGGTGGACTGGCATCCACAAGACTTGCTATACGCGCCGATACAAACACCGGAGGGCAAAATCGTCGGTATACTAAGCATGGATGACCCTGTTGATGGACGAAAACCAACAAAGGAGTCGCTTGCGCCTCTCGAGCTCTTCCTCCATCTGGTTGCCTTAATCATCGAGAATGCGGAGCTCATGGAATGCCTAGAAGAGGCTAGGAGGGAGCTTGAAGTCTACGCGGGGCAGCTTGAGGAGAAGGTGAAGGAGCGCACTCGCGAGTTGAGGGAGATGCATGATCGACTGCTTAAGGCTCAGAGGCTGGCGGTTATAGGCGAACTGGCAGGCATGGTGGGTCATGATCTGCGGAACCCGCTTACAAGCATTGCAGGCGCCACTTATTATCTTAGGAGGAGGCTTGGGCAACTGGGCGATGAAAGAGTTTTAGAGATGCTTAATCTCATCGACAAGAACATTGCGTATTCAAACAAGATAATAAACGATCTCCTCGACTATTCGAGGGAAGTTAAACTCGACATAAGCGAAACTGATCCTGAAAGCATAATTAACGAGGCATTGGCGGCTGTTGAGATTCCAAGCAACGTTAACGTTGTGAAGATGGTGGATAAAGCGCCGAGGATGAAGGCTGACTTCGAGAAATTGAAGAGAATCTTTGTAAATCTGATAAGAAACGCCGTGGAAGCCATGCCGAAGGGTGGAACCCTAACCATTAAAGGCATGAGGAAGGGCGACAGCGTCGTTTTCACCGTTTCGGATACGGGGGTTGGCATGACTGAAGAGGTTTTGAAGAGGCTTTGGGCACCTCTCTTCACGACGAAGGCTAAGGGTATGGGTTTCGGCTTAGCCATCTGTAAACGTTTTGTTGAAGCCCACGGGGGCACCATAACCGTTGAAAGCACCCCCGGAAAGGGCACAACCTTCACGGTCACAGTTCCCCTTGAACCAAAAATAGAAGAAGGAGGTGAAAAAGTATGGTTGAAAACGCTAGAATCCTCATTGTCGACGACGACGAAAACATAA
- a CDS encoding response regulator produces the protein MVENARILIVDDDENIRKVLTMILEDEGYTVDQAETAKQAIEKTRRNFYNIALIDIRLPDMEGIELLTKMKDTVPRMRKIIITGYPTLQNAIEAVNRGADAYILKPFDVNKVLATIREQLRKQEEERRYSQEKVAEFIETRVRELEAEKIAQKRP, from the coding sequence ATGGTTGAAAACGCTAGAATCCTCATTGTCGACGACGACGAAAACATAAGGAAAGTGCTGACAATGATCCTCGAAGACGAAGGCTACACTGTGGACCAGGCGGAGACAGCCAAGCAAGCCATTGAAAAGACGAGGCGAAACTTTTACAACATAGCCCTCATTGACATTCGGCTGCCAGACATGGAGGGTATAGAACTTCTAACAAAAATGAAGGACACAGTGCCCAGAATGCGGAAAATAATCATAACGGGTTATCCAACACTGCAGAATGCCATCGAAGCTGTAAACCGAGGAGCCGACGCCTACATCCTAAAACCCTTCGACGTCAACAAGGTTCTAGCCACCATCAGAGAACAGCTTAGAAAACAAGAGGAAGAGCGGCGTTACAGCCAAGAAAAAGTGGCGGAATTCATAGAAACCCGAGTAAGGGAGCTGGAAGCCGAAAAAATAGCCCAAAAGCGCCCGTAA
- a CDS encoding GNAT family N-acetyltransferase has translation MNPYVRSASSGELQKIVELINKAYRGSYEFIPFTIQSLNLEISRREITFLVAEEDGAIVGCVGYSSRRMGVEIEWLAAFDENVRETLVREVERIAEGSVHVHVDVDSPQMEFWVRRGYNAEGGLYHMTAKLEGVEPLPEVPAGTVIRSLKPGEEKTLIQVVNISYGWERLREDSIATWKAEHPPFNEEWIHVAEINGKIVSAVVSRPDTEYNRYFNARRGYLGPAATLPEYRGRNLASALTRRAMNFLYEKGMDTVSLYTLEQNTPSVALLKKLGFKVQHHWKFMYKTLAKNAPNH, from the coding sequence ATGAACCCTTATGTTCGAAGTGCCTCCAGCGGGGAACTGCAGAAGATTGTTGAGCTTATCAACAAGGCGTATAGGGGGTCCTACGAGTTTATCCCTTTCACCATCCAAAGCCTAAACCTGGAAATTTCAAGGCGGGAAATAACCTTTCTAGTGGCTGAGGAGGATGGCGCCATTGTGGGATGTGTTGGCTATTCCAGCCGTCGCATGGGCGTTGAAATCGAGTGGCTTGCCGCCTTCGACGAAAATGTTAGGGAGACGCTTGTCCGGGAAGTTGAAAGGATAGCGGAGGGCTCCGTGCATGTTCACGTTGACGTGGACAGCCCCCAAATGGAGTTTTGGGTTAGGCGGGGCTACAATGCTGAGGGGGGACTGTACCATATGACGGCGAAGCTTGAAGGCGTAGAGCCCCTCCCAGAAGTGCCAGCCGGCACCGTCATTCGAAGCCTAAAACCCGGCGAGGAAAAAACGCTCATCCAAGTTGTCAACATCAGTTATGGATGGGAAAGACTCCGAGAAGACTCCATCGCCACATGGAAGGCTGAACATCCGCCCTTCAACGAGGAGTGGATCCACGTCGCCGAGATAAACGGAAAAATAGTGTCCGCCGTGGTCTCAAGGCCGGACACCGAATACAACAGATACTTCAACGCTAGGAGAGGCTACCTTGGACCAGCGGCAACCCTCCCAGAATATAGGGGTAGAAATCTGGCTTCAGCCCTAACCAGAAGAGCAATGAACTTCCTATACGAGAAGGGAATGGACACCGTGAGCCTATACACCCTTGAACAGAACACACCTTCAGTTGCGCTTTTGAAGAAGCTTGGATTCAAGGTTCAACATCACTGGAAGTTTATGTATAAAACGCTTGCCAAAAACGCTCCTAACCACTAG